One window of Gemmatimonas sp. UBA7669 genomic DNA carries:
- a CDS encoding flagellar basal body P-ring protein FlgI → MNAIAYRFAAPALRALAIAALLLLLLPTTSFAQNDVKIRDLTSPEGALPVRLVGYGLAIGLDNTGDRAIGGQSAGPTVQSVVNILRRFNIEVPADLIRMRNVAAVLVTAEVSPYLRPGGRFEVHVSSIGDARSLRGGQLFMTPLVADPNGPPLASAQGTLMISDGGTATRYMPSHETNGRIPTGGVLEADLPRPTMAATSRLFLREPDLGTATKIATAINATMGEKTAVVEDEGSVLVTLADSVQKPVAMARIRDLGIAPESRARLIIDGKDGTVVAGGDMIVGAATVSHGAITLSIGKLADDDTAAIPGSVRLPAGIPVQRVATALHAVQTPANEIAAIFAALREVGALTAEVIVR, encoded by the coding sequence GTGAACGCGATTGCATACCGGTTCGCCGCGCCCGCGCTGCGCGCACTCGCCATCGCCGCGCTGCTGCTGCTCCTGCTGCCCACCACCTCGTTCGCACAGAACGACGTCAAGATTCGCGACCTCACCTCGCCTGAGGGTGCCCTCCCGGTGCGCCTCGTGGGCTACGGCCTCGCCATCGGTCTCGACAACACCGGCGATCGCGCCATCGGCGGCCAGTCCGCCGGCCCCACGGTGCAGAGCGTGGTCAACATCCTGCGTCGCTTCAACATTGAAGTACCGGCGGATCTCATCCGCATGCGCAACGTGGCGGCGGTGCTCGTCACCGCGGAAGTCTCGCCCTATCTGCGACCGGGCGGCCGCTTCGAAGTGCATGTCTCCAGCATCGGTGACGCGCGTTCGCTGCGCGGCGGCCAGCTGTTCATGACGCCGCTCGTGGCCGACCCCAATGGCCCGCCGCTCGCCAGTGCCCAGGGCACGCTCATGATCAGCGACGGGGGCACGGCCACGCGCTACATGCCCTCGCACGAGACCAACGGCCGCATTCCTACGGGCGGCGTGCTCGAGGCTGACCTGCCGCGCCCCACCATGGCCGCCACGTCGCGCCTCTTCCTGCGGGAGCCCGACCTGGGCACCGCCACCAAGATCGCCACCGCCATCAACGCCACCATGGGCGAAAAGACCGCGGTGGTGGAAGACGAAGGCTCGGTGCTCGTGACGCTGGCCGACTCGGTGCAGAAGCCCGTGGCCATGGCGCGCATTCGAGACCTGGGCATTGCACCGGAATCGCGCGCCCGTCTCATCATCGATGGCAAGGACGGCACCGTGGTGGCCGGCGGCGACATGATTGTCGGCGCCGCGACCGTGAGCCACGGCGCCATCACGCTGTCCATCGGCAAGCTCGCCGATGATGACACCGCCGCCATTCCCGGCAGCGTGCGACTGCCCGCCGGCATTCCGGTGCAGCGCGTGGCCACGGCCCTGCACGCTGTGCAGACGCCCGCCAACGAGATCGCCGCCATCTTCGCCGCACTGCGCGAAGTCGGCGCCCTCACCGCCGAGGTCATCGTTCGGTGA
- a CDS encoding rod-binding protein encodes MISPIANRPVAGPMSGTQPGPAQSEDEKLRQSAKQLEGLFVQQLFKVMRETVPQQEGIVSGGAGEEMFTSLMDQHLAAETPTQWEGGMAEALYRQLRGRLPAASSTVSPPVSESR; translated from the coding sequence GTGATCTCCCCCATCGCCAACCGACCCGTTGCCGGGCCGATGTCGGGCACGCAGCCCGGCCCGGCCCAGAGCGAAGACGAGAAGCTCCGCCAGTCCGCGAAGCAGCTCGAAGGGCTCTTTGTGCAGCAACTGTTCAAGGTCATGCGTGAAACTGTTCCGCAGCAGGAAGGAATCGTTTCAGGCGGGGCCGGCGAAGAAATGTTCACAAGCCTCATGGATCAGCACCTAGCTGCCGAAACTCCCACGCAGTGGGAGGGCGGCATGGCGGAGGCGCTGTACCGTCAGTTGCGCGGCCGCCTGCCGGCCGCTTCGTCCACCGTGTCGCCCCCCGTTTCCGAATCCCGCTGA